A stretch of DNA from Streptomyces sp. NBC_01197:
TCCGTGGTCGGCTGGGCCACGACTTCCACGTGACCCTCCCGAAAGAAGCAGGTCAGCCCGTTGGCCATGACGAGCTGCCGGTTCCCGAGCTGCTCGCCGCTTGCGATCACCAAGGCTCGTTCGCGCCCGGGGAACCGCACTTCGAGGAAGACGTCGAGAGGGTGATCGGGCAACAGGCGGCGCCGCGAACTGCCGTGGGAGGCGGCACGCACTCGCTCGATAGCCGCGAAGGACTCGGCCACCTCCTGAGGAGTAATCCGGGTCACTCCTCGCCCTCCTCAGGGTCCTCGCCTGCTCCGGAAAGCATCCTCTGTAGCTCACGCAGATAGATGTCGTTAACTCGGTAGCGCTTCGGGCGTGCAGTGGTGGAGACGGGCAAGGACAGTGCGTAGCCGATCAGCGGGAGTCCCTCAGGCAGGACGCCGTCTACTTGGTCTCCTGGGTCCACTGGATAGACGAGCAGAAGGCCCTCGCCCGGATCCCGACGACTGCGAATAGCATGGCCGCTAGCCCGTGAGGGCGTCCTACTGGCCACCCCCGCGCCCCCCGCAACGCTCGTCGGCTGTCGGTAGGCATCCGCGGGCAGGCCGATGGCTTCATGAACCGGGCTCACCAGCACACCCACCTGGTAGTCGGTGCCAGCCCGGATGGTCTCCTGTAGGCCAGCTAGCTTGCGCTTCACCATCCGCAGTTCTCTGCCGTCGAGCGTGAAGCTGCGCGGCGCATTGCCCGTCGTCACCGCAACGGTCCACCGGGTTAGCTCACCAAGGGTGTTCTGCCGGGAGATGTAGTCGACGAGAGTCTGTGGATTGGCTTGCAGGGTGCGGGGCGAAGCGGCAAACCCGTCGAGGAAGCGCAGCACGGTCGATGCCGGCACGCCCTGACGGAAAAAGCCCTGCGCCCCGTGCCGTAGCGGCTGAGATACCCCATCGCAGCCCTCCACTGCGGTCACAAGCCGCTCCAGGCGCGCATAGTTGTCCCGCATGGCCTGCTCGTTTGTGCGCATATAGAGGGTCTCCGGCCTTTGCCCGGAGGAGCACAGTGACACTGTGGTGGAGTTGCGCATCTTGGCCGCTGCGGTGACCTGCAGGTGCTCATAGCCGTCGTGGACACGCAGGCCCACGTCCTTCGGCTTGCGGCCGGTCTCAGCCAGGTAGGACACAAGGTCCATCAGTTCTCGGTTGGCCCGGGTTACGTGAACATAAGAGTCCACCAGGTCTTTGGTGGTGTAGAGCCGGGTAACGTCCAAATAGCCGGGCCGGTAGCCAAACCAGCGCCCCATCTGCATGAGCGTGTCGTAGGTCTTGGAGGTCCTGAGGTAGTAGGAGACTGTCAGCCCCTCCAGCGTCAGGCCGCGCGAGAGCTTGTCGCCGCCGACCGCAACCACGGTCGCTGGTGTGCTCGCCTCATACTCCAAGACATCGGCGGCATCGCCGTTGATGGTCTTCACGCCAGCGGCGCACTCAGAGAGGACCCCCGCGATCACCGATTCGACCTGCTTCCAGGCCACCGCTTCGCCCACTAGGCCGGGAAGATCGCTGCGCTCCGCGAGCTCCGTGTACGTGGGAACGAAATCGCTCTCCCACAGTTCCCGCAGGCGCAACTGTAGAGCGGATCCCGCGGACCCCCGGTCCCCCCAGAGGTTCTCCATCCCGGTCAAATGAGCCGTCAGCTGCTGGGCCACCGCGACCTGAACCGCCTTGAACCGGGTGACGTGCACGAGCATCGTGTTGTGGCCTGGCCGGCTGCCGAGGTACTTGGTTCGGGC
This window harbors:
- a CDS encoding Z1 domain-containing protein, encoding MDPLTLALRTAEAMLLETEKSNRTPEMLRSIAETVRIMLAATGKDVSANQIARELEARFEVWVPPAVYVEDPYDHQQWLTDRQEKIEWAYWDRYRTWLTHRSGWKPPTVEALNDSTNTVLSLLESPERPGEWSVKGLTYGQVQSGKTANYTGLICKAVDAGYQVVVVLTGAHESLRHQTQARLDLEFLGFNSRFTRQQTNDSTYIGVGNLNLKNPPLCLSITTRDKDFSASVFESTPVDPRRVRLLAVVKKNARILENLRDWLGNFTATQDDGRQLIRDLPLLLIDDEADYASVDTRKPRRGKSASDSEHDPTRINQCIRDLLNLFEKRAYVGYTATPFANIFINDQTNHPDFKDDLFPRNFMVALRPPTNYCGPEVVFGLDDASADVIRDPLPVIRAVADEKLWIPDNHGKEHQLHRLLPDSLRHALDSFVLATAVRKARTKYLGSRPGHNTMLVHVTRFKAVQVAVAQQLTAHLTGMENLWGDRGSAGSALQLRLRELWESDFVPTYTELAERSDLPGLVGEAVAWKQVESVIAGVLSECAAGVKTINGDAADVLEYEASTPATVVAVGGDKLSRGLTLEGLTVSYYLRTSKTYDTLMQMGRWFGYRPGYLDVTRLYTTKDLVDSYVHVTRANRELMDLVSYLAETGRKPKDVGLRVHDGYEHLQVTAAAKMRNSTTVSLCSSGQRPETLYMRTNEQAMRDNYARLERLVTAVEGCDGVSQPLRHGAQGFFRQGVPASTVLRFLDGFAASPRTLQANPQTLVDYISRQNTLGELTRWTVAVTTGNAPRSFTLDGRELRMVKRKLAGLQETIRAGTDYQVGVLVSPVHEAIGLPADAYRQPTSVAGGAGVASRTPSRASGHAIRSRRDPGEGLLLVYPVDPGDQVDGVLPEGLPLIGYALSLPVSTTARPKRYRVNDIYLRELQRMLSGAGEDPEEGEE